A part of Paenarthrobacter sp. A20 genomic DNA contains:
- a CDS encoding glycosyltransferase, translating to MVSHDGGNYLPRTLAALSNQTRSADAAIGIDTGSTDNSLDLLREAFSQDKVTTFQQAKSGFGAAIQAGLQELAPESGRDKDGNGTETGPVKWLWLLHDDAAPAPDALAELLHAVERAPSVTVAGCKQLGWDNERHLVDVGLSTSRWAERLTLIDADEVDQGQYDARTDTFAVNSAGMLVRLDVWEQLQGFDPALPGSGDDVDFCWRNWLAGNRVVVVPSARMFHVEHRPHGLGTSSAARKAQIHMRLKHTPWWNVPFQAVGALFGAMVRLVLSILVKEPGYGFSQFTATVAALMRPLAIGRGRRIAARTRRVHRSVVRGLQTSTREVRANRRSLLEAIRPSEETSAVSDLLAPEPSGDAADDFAALATNERGWVGTGAVAAALLALAAALVGLLGLVRSGTVAGGGLLPLAASPADIWGNASTWWISLGAGLPGHGDPFGYVLWLLSFVGGGDGDSAMAWLLILAMPLSAVGAWFAAGALTAKRRFRTVAALAWSAAPALLIAINEGRAGALVAHVMMPLLLLALLRASGSAIGQGRSHAVTSLSRRPAPILGKPGINGTPSWTAAAAGGLVMAIVTASAPSLLGPIAVAVILAAVILGQRGKTLWWSLLPTVALFLPYGISVLDRPRALLADPGVPLTFEAAPLWQQLLGQPLAFDVDAGLTGLTLFGPGAMPWALLLALLVSAPVLILAVAALFLPGKRTALARVFWLAALTILASGWLVGHVATGVNNNVIVGPFTGPAVSAAGMLLLGAAVIGADKIFAAPRRMTDSQRRRLPLRPIASGLALALLVAGPLAGMGAWAVQNVLQPSPAPGATAAPDATRPTSSLGSPRQVWPVDSATLPATAVDRGQGPERTRTLVITSGEQGAFTSSLMRGAGTTLDSLSTIASARTIIGAPGREETAADDAATASLRRAVATIVASTGVDPRADLEQLGAGFVVLKAADNAAQLTASRIDAVPGLVAVGQTDAGWLWRVTPKNQPAATAADTAHRVRIVDSKGETVGNLPSGEVSVDAAVPAGDEGRQVVLAERSDPGWTAWIDGRQLKATTSGWSQAFELPASGGELEIRYTNPWALLFGILQAVVIGLTVLLAIPMPARRTRTGMSRDEVSLRKEYSSV from the coding sequence GTGGTTTCCCACGATGGCGGCAACTATCTCCCCAGGACACTGGCGGCACTGTCGAACCAGACGCGTTCGGCAGATGCCGCCATTGGCATTGATACAGGTTCCACAGACAACTCGCTGGACTTGCTCCGTGAAGCTTTCAGCCAGGACAAGGTCACCACCTTCCAGCAAGCGAAGTCCGGCTTTGGCGCCGCCATCCAGGCAGGGCTGCAGGAGCTGGCTCCGGAGAGCGGCAGGGACAAGGACGGCAACGGAACTGAAACCGGCCCGGTCAAGTGGCTATGGCTTCTTCATGACGACGCTGCGCCGGCACCGGACGCCTTGGCGGAGCTTCTCCACGCCGTGGAACGGGCCCCTTCAGTCACTGTTGCCGGATGCAAGCAGCTCGGTTGGGACAACGAGCGGCATCTGGTGGACGTAGGACTCTCCACCAGCCGCTGGGCTGAGCGCCTGACATTGATCGACGCGGACGAAGTCGACCAAGGCCAATACGATGCCCGCACGGACACCTTCGCCGTGAATTCCGCCGGCATGTTGGTCCGCCTCGATGTCTGGGAACAGCTGCAGGGCTTTGACCCTGCCCTGCCCGGTAGCGGCGATGACGTGGATTTCTGCTGGCGCAACTGGCTTGCGGGCAACAGGGTCGTGGTCGTACCGAGCGCCCGCATGTTCCACGTCGAGCACCGCCCGCATGGTTTGGGGACTTCCTCCGCCGCGCGCAAAGCCCAGATCCATATGCGGCTCAAGCACACGCCGTGGTGGAACGTGCCGTTCCAAGCTGTCGGGGCTTTGTTCGGTGCGATGGTTCGCCTGGTGTTGAGCATCCTGGTCAAGGAACCGGGCTATGGCTTCTCCCAGTTCACCGCAACTGTTGCGGCCTTGATGCGGCCTTTGGCCATTGGCAGGGGCCGCCGCATCGCGGCCAGGACACGCCGCGTTCACCGCTCCGTGGTCAGGGGCCTGCAGACGTCCACACGCGAGGTCCGGGCCAACAGGCGGTCATTGCTGGAAGCGATCCGTCCGAGTGAAGAAACTTCCGCTGTCTCGGACCTGCTGGCTCCCGAACCAAGCGGAGATGCCGCGGACGACTTTGCGGCGCTGGCAACAAACGAACGTGGATGGGTGGGTACAGGGGCAGTTGCAGCCGCCTTGCTTGCCCTGGCCGCCGCACTGGTTGGACTGCTCGGACTGGTCCGTTCCGGCACAGTTGCCGGTGGCGGGCTGCTTCCTCTGGCGGCATCGCCGGCTGACATTTGGGGCAACGCCTCCACTTGGTGGATATCCCTTGGAGCAGGACTGCCCGGGCATGGCGATCCGTTCGGCTATGTGTTGTGGCTGCTGTCCTTCGTTGGCGGCGGAGACGGCGATTCGGCCATGGCCTGGTTGTTGATCCTTGCCATGCCACTGTCCGCTGTCGGCGCGTGGTTTGCCGCGGGTGCGTTGACTGCCAAGCGCCGTTTCCGGACGGTGGCGGCCCTGGCTTGGTCCGCCGCGCCGGCACTGCTGATCGCGATCAACGAGGGCCGCGCGGGAGCCCTGGTTGCACACGTCATGATGCCATTGCTGCTGCTTGCCCTGCTGCGCGCCTCAGGATCTGCCATCGGCCAAGGACGTTCGCACGCAGTAACGTCACTCAGCAGGCGTCCGGCTCCGATCCTTGGAAAACCGGGCATCAACGGGACACCGTCCTGGACAGCCGCGGCAGCCGGGGGACTGGTAATGGCCATTGTGACTGCCTCGGCACCGTCCCTGTTGGGCCCGATTGCCGTTGCGGTGATCCTGGCCGCCGTCATCCTCGGACAACGCGGCAAGACCCTCTGGTGGTCGCTTCTTCCCACCGTAGCTTTGTTCCTGCCGTACGGAATCTCCGTATTGGACAGGCCCCGTGCCTTGCTCGCTGATCCCGGCGTGCCGCTCACCTTCGAGGCAGCACCGCTGTGGCAACAACTGCTGGGCCAGCCGCTGGCTTTTGACGTCGACGCAGGACTGACCGGCCTGACGCTCTTTGGTCCCGGAGCCATGCCCTGGGCACTGCTGCTCGCCCTGTTGGTCAGCGCGCCGGTCCTGATACTCGCCGTTGCGGCATTGTTCCTGCCCGGCAAGCGCACCGCCCTGGCCAGGGTCTTCTGGCTGGCAGCGTTGACCATTTTGGCAAGCGGATGGCTGGTGGGTCATGTCGCCACGGGCGTGAACAACAACGTCATTGTGGGACCCTTTACCGGTCCGGCCGTATCGGCGGCGGGCATGTTGCTGCTCGGGGCTGCCGTCATCGGTGCCGATAAGATCTTTGCCGCTCCCCGCCGGATGACTGATTCGCAACGTCGACGACTGCCGCTGCGGCCCATCGCGTCCGGACTGGCCTTGGCTCTCCTCGTCGCCGGGCCCTTGGCCGGCATGGGCGCATGGGCAGTACAGAATGTCCTTCAGCCGTCCCCAGCACCCGGGGCGACAGCGGCACCGGACGCTACCAGGCCGACGTCGTCCCTCGGCTCCCCACGCCAGGTGTGGCCGGTGGACTCAGCTACTTTGCCGGCCACCGCGGTGGACCGTGGCCAGGGACCTGAACGTACCCGGACCCTGGTTATCACCAGCGGTGAGCAGGGTGCCTTCACGTCATCGCTGATGCGCGGCGCGGGCACGACCCTGGACAGTCTGTCCACTATTGCCTCCGCCCGGACCATCATCGGGGCGCCGGGCCGCGAAGAAACGGCCGCCGACGACGCTGCCACCGCATCCCTCCGCCGTGCCGTGGCCACCATTGTGGCCAGCACCGGTGTGGACCCCCGCGCGGACTTGGAACAACTCGGCGCCGGATTCGTAGTCCTCAAGGCCGCGGACAACGCGGCACAGCTGACAGCCAGCAGGATCGACGCCGTCCCCGGCCTCGTTGCCGTCGGCCAGACCGACGCCGGGTGGCTGTGGCGTGTCACGCCGAAGAACCAGCCTGCAGCTACCGCCGCGGATACTGCCCACCGCGTTCGAATCGTGGATTCCAAGGGCGAAACAGTAGGAAACCTGCCGTCCGGGGAAGTGTCCGTGGATGCTGCCGTGCCGGCCGGCGACGAAGGCCGCCAGGTTGTCCTGGCCGAACGGTCCGATCCCGGCTGGACAGCATGGATCGACGGCCGCCAACTTAAGGCCACCACATCCGGCTGGTCGCAGGCCTTCGAACTTCCGGCCAGTGGTGGTGAGCTGGAAATCCGGTACACGAACCCTTGGGCCCTGTTGTTCGGAATCCTGCAGGCCGTGGTGATCGGATTGACGGTCCTGTTGGCCATTCCGATGCCAGCGCGCCGCACCCGAACCGGCATGTCGAGGGATGAAGTCTCCCTCCGTAAGGAGTACAGCAGTGTCTGA
- a CDS encoding DUF5719 family protein has protein sequence MSDDQKPPVDHKASRSSPKGSRSSNKGVITGVLSAVVILAAGGGAVAATSMVPQPSGGTTMDVRQADVPAGRSLGVCPEPARLVNGTVVGTDADFSPVSTTATSALNAVVLSNPAGTVPGSKVTSLGGDAVAEIAKAPTSTPTPTSGPPVLAAGVASISPVSSPTVVGADPLGNEQASMAAHLSYAATDGDLRGLATAQCQPPGNDAWLLGANTAVGRTSVLNLSNASETPATVNLDLFGYEGQIQAPGARGLLVAPGTTRSINLAGLAPSESQLAVHVRSTGGPVSGTIQQSVLRGLAPGGVEYLSPGDGPSNLQVMSGVDIQDPAATKALAGKSGFADAVPALQIAVPGSTDAVVQVSLYGANGERKLPSGGVVTVKGGSVATLNLEGIPAGTYTVKASSDVAFVASARVTRGAKAEEATDFAWSPASARLGSQHLVAVPRDGQRFLSFGVPEGRGTISYAPVTANGAVGKAVDVDMSGGTTSLIELPAKSGDSPIAGYVVSASGDPIYGALILGKQGRADVSVVAIQDAAAGLEKVPVSVGY, from the coding sequence GTGTCTGACGACCAGAAGCCGCCGGTCGACCATAAAGCGTCCCGCAGCTCTCCCAAGGGCTCCCGAAGCTCCAACAAAGGCGTCATTACAGGCGTCCTCTCCGCAGTGGTCATCCTGGCCGCAGGCGGAGGTGCTGTTGCCGCGACCTCGATGGTGCCCCAGCCTTCCGGAGGTACCACTATGGATGTCCGGCAGGCTGATGTCCCTGCAGGGCGGTCCCTGGGTGTCTGCCCCGAGCCTGCAAGGCTGGTCAACGGCACCGTCGTGGGAACGGACGCGGACTTCAGCCCTGTCTCCACCACCGCAACCAGTGCCCTCAACGCTGTGGTGCTGAGCAATCCGGCCGGAACGGTTCCCGGAAGCAAGGTGACGTCGCTGGGAGGCGACGCGGTGGCTGAGATCGCCAAGGCCCCCACCAGCACTCCTACGCCAACGTCCGGTCCGCCAGTGCTGGCAGCAGGTGTTGCCTCTATTTCCCCCGTGAGCTCTCCGACAGTAGTAGGCGCGGATCCCCTGGGTAATGAGCAGGCATCCATGGCCGCCCATCTCAGCTATGCCGCAACAGATGGCGACCTCCGCGGCCTGGCCACGGCCCAATGCCAGCCGCCAGGTAACGATGCGTGGCTCCTGGGCGCCAACACCGCAGTGGGCCGCACGTCCGTCCTGAACCTGAGCAACGCCTCGGAGACTCCTGCGACAGTCAACCTCGACCTCTTCGGGTACGAAGGCCAGATCCAGGCACCAGGCGCGCGTGGCCTCCTGGTAGCTCCCGGAACCACCCGCTCAATAAACCTTGCGGGGCTCGCTCCGAGCGAATCCCAGCTTGCTGTCCACGTCCGCAGCACAGGCGGCCCTGTTTCCGGGACCATCCAGCAGAGCGTGCTGCGAGGACTCGCTCCCGGTGGCGTTGAGTATCTTTCGCCGGGAGACGGCCCCTCAAACCTGCAGGTGATGTCCGGGGTAGATATCCAGGACCCGGCCGCCACCAAGGCATTGGCCGGTAAATCAGGTTTCGCTGACGCTGTACCGGCCCTCCAAATCGCCGTTCCCGGTTCCACCGACGCCGTGGTGCAGGTGAGCCTGTACGGTGCCAATGGTGAACGAAAGCTTCCCAGCGGGGGAGTGGTGACGGTCAAGGGCGGATCAGTTGCCACGCTGAACCTGGAAGGAATTCCGGCCGGAACCTACACCGTCAAGGCGAGCTCGGACGTGGCATTCGTGGCATCGGCCCGCGTCACGCGGGGCGCCAAAGCCGAGGAAGCCACCGATTTCGCGTGGTCTCCGGCCTCGGCCCGCCTGGGAAGCCAGCATCTGGTAGCTGTTCCACGGGACGGCCAGAGGTTCCTGAGTTTTGGTGTGCCCGAGGGCCGCGGCACTATCAGCTACGCTCCAGTGACCGCCAACGGTGCGGTGGGCAAGGCAGTTGACGTCGATATGTCCGGTGGGACCACGTCGTTGATAGAGCTCCCTGCAAAGTCCGGAGACTCGCCGATAGCAGGGTATGTGGTCTCAGCTTCCGGCGACCCGATTTATGGGGCCTTGATCCTGGGCAAACAGGGCCGTGCGGACGTTTCCGTCGTGGCAATCCAGGACGCAGCGGCGGGACTTGAGAAGGTCCCGGTCTCGGTGGGGTACTAG